In Deltaproteobacteria bacterium, the following are encoded in one genomic region:
- a CDS encoding zinc-binding dehydrogenase, translated as MRAIWITRHGGPEVLQVRDTPDPTPGPGQVRLKVHAAGLNFAEMMARQGLYPDAPKPPCVVGYEASGVIDALGEGVSGPPVGTKVIALSKFGAHTDSLVVPAGQVLPMPEGMTFEEGAALPVVYLTAYHMLFRVGWLRPGMKVLIHMAAGGVGLAALQLCRTVPGVVTFGTASASKHEVIKQHGCDHPIDYRSVDYAAEVRKLTNGQGVDLILDALGGEDWKKGYDLLGPAGLLIAFGFANMASGETRNLFHVVSNFFKVPKYSPMKLMDDNKGVTGVNVGHLWGHQELLVGELKALLELYQQKKIKPVIDSTYKYEQAAEAHKRISERKNVGKVVLVP; from the coding sequence ATGCGAGCCATCTGGATCACCCGCCACGGCGGCCCCGAGGTGCTGCAGGTCCGCGACACGCCGGATCCCACGCCGGGCCCGGGCCAGGTTCGCCTCAAGGTCCACGCCGCCGGCCTCAACTTCGCGGAGATGATGGCGCGCCAGGGCCTCTACCCCGACGCGCCCAAGCCGCCCTGCGTGGTGGGCTACGAGGCCTCGGGCGTCATCGACGCGCTCGGCGAGGGCGTGAGCGGTCCGCCCGTGGGCACCAAGGTCATCGCGCTGAGCAAGTTCGGCGCGCACACCGACTCGCTCGTGGTCCCCGCGGGACAGGTGCTGCCGATGCCCGAGGGCATGACGTTCGAAGAAGGCGCGGCGCTGCCGGTCGTCTACCTCACCGCCTACCACATGCTCTTCCGCGTGGGCTGGCTGCGGCCAGGCATGAAGGTGCTGATCCACATGGCCGCGGGCGGCGTGGGGCTCGCGGCGCTGCAGCTCTGCCGCACGGTGCCGGGCGTGGTGACGTTCGGGACGGCGTCGGCGTCGAAGCACGAGGTCATCAAGCAGCACGGCTGCGATCACCCCATCGACTACCGCTCCGTGGACTACGCCGCCGAGGTGCGCAAGCTCACCAACGGCCAGGGCGTGGACCTCATCCTCGACGCGCTCGGCGGCGAGGACTGGAAGAAGGGCTACGACCTGCTCGGGCCCGCGGGGCTGCTCATCGCCTTCGGCTTCGCGAACATGGCCTCGGGCGAGACGCGCAACCTCTTCCACGTGGTGAGCAACTTCTTCAAAGTTCCAAAGTACTCACCCATGAAGCTCATGGATGACAACAAGGGCGTCACCGGCGTGAACGTGGGGCACCTCTGGGGTCACCAGGAGCTTCTGGTGGGCGAGCTGAAAGCGCTGCTCGAGCTCTACCAGCAGAAGAAGATCAAGCCGGTCATCGACAGCACTTATAAGTATGAGCAGGCCGCCGAGGCGCACAAGCGCATCTCGGAGCGCAAGAACGTGGGCAAGGTCGTCCTCGTGCCCTGA